Sequence from the Pirellulales bacterium genome:
CCCTTGGGTACCCGCCTTATTTTTCCGCCATGCCAACGCCGATCCCAATGTCTCCCCTGGTTCCACCCCCACGCAGCCCCTGGTGTCCTGGGTGGTTACTTTTTCTTGTCTTTTGTGCCATGCCCACGACTGCCGCCGAACGGCCCCGGTTTGACTATCCCGCCACCAAGACCGTTGATCAGGCGGACGAATATCATGGCACGCGGGTTGCCGATCCGTATCGCTGGTTGGAAGAGGATGTGCGTGAATCCCCAGCTGTCGCCGAGTGGGTCGAGGCGCAAAACCGTGTTACGTTTGGTTACCTGGAAAAGCTGCCCCAGCGGCAAAAGCTGCGCGACCGCCTGACCGAAATCTGGAATTATGAACGATTTAGCGCGCCGATGTTGCACGGGGGAAAGTATTACTTCTATAAAAATGACGGACTGCAGAATCAAGCGGTACTGTATGTGCAAGACACGTTGACCGCGGAGCCGCGCGTGGTGCTGGACCCCAATACTTGGTCAAAGGATGGCACGATCGCGCTGGCGGGGATGTCCTTTAGCGATGATGGCCGCTACCTGGCGTATGGCCGGGCCAAAAGTGGCTCTGACTGGAACACCTGGCATGTGCTAGATTTGACCACGGGAAAGCTGCTGCCGGATGAACTGGATTGGATCAAATTTAGCGGCGCGTCCTGGACGCCGGATAATCGGGGATTTTATTACAGCCGCTACCCGCAGCCCGCCAGTGGCGAATCGTTCAAGCAACTCAACCTTGATCAAAAAGTGTACTACCACGCGCTGGGAACCGCGCAAGACACTGATCGCCTCGTTTATGAACGGCCCGACGAACCGACGTGGACATTCAGCGCGGATGTGACCGAGGATGGAAATTATTTGATCATTACTGTCTCCAAGGGGACTGATGACAAGTACCGAATCTTTTACCAGGATTTACAAAAACCCGACGGCAAGATTGTGCCGCTCATTGACAATTTTGACCAAGAGTACAGCTTTATCGGCAACGATGGGCGTGTTATGTATTTTCGCACGGACCGGGACGCCCCCCGTCGCCGGGTGATCTCGATTGACCTGGACCAGCCAGAGCAAGAACATTGGCGCGAATTGATTCCGCAGTCGGCAGACACGCTGGAATCAATCAGTTTGGTGGGGGATCAATTTTTTGCCGAGTATTTGCATGACGCGCAAAGCCAAATCAAGGTATTTGACTTGGCGGGTAAATTCATCCACGAAGTGCCGTTGCCGGGGATCGGCAGCGCGTCGGGCTTTGGTGGCAAGCGCAAGGACACCGAAACGTTCTATACGTTTTCTAGCTTTACCACCCCCGCGAATATCTTTCGATATGATCTCGCGAGCGGAAAAAGCGAATTGTTGCGGCAGGCTAAAGTCAAATTCGATCCCGATAAATATGTGGTCAAGCAGGAATTTGCCACCAGCCGCGACGGGACCCGCGTGCCGCTATTCATCATTCATCGTCGGGACATCAAATTGGACGGATCAAACCCGACGCTGTTATACGGCTATGGCGGGTTTAGCATTTCGCTGACGCCCGGCTTTTCGGTCAGCCGGATTGTCTGGCTGGAACAAGGGGGCGTGCTGGCCGTGGCAAACCTGCGCGGTGGGGGGGAATATGGCGAGGAATGGCACAAAGCGGGGACCAAGCTAAATAAACAAAACGTGTTTGATGATTTTATCGCCGCGGCGGAATGGCTCATCGAGCACAAGTACACCCGCCCCGACAAGCTGGCTATCCAAGGGGGGAGTAACGGGGGCTTGCTGGTCGGGGCGGCCATGACCCAGCGGCCCGAACTATTTGGCGCGGCAATCCCCGCCGTCGGCGTCATGGATATGTTGCGCTTTCACAAGTTCACCGCCGGGCGCTTTTGGGTGGATGATTATGGCTCGGCCGATGATCCTACCGAATTCGCCGCGCTCTACAAGTACTCTCCCTACCACAACTTAAAGCCCGGGACCAAGTATCCCGCGACATTAATCATCACCGCCGACACCGACGACCGCGTGGTGCCGGGGCATAGCTTTAAATATGCCGCCGCGCTGCAGGCCGCGCATACCGGCGACGCCCCGGTCCTCATCCGCATCGAAACCAAGGCCGGTCATGGCGCGGGCAAACCTACCAGCAAACTGATCGAGGAAGCGGCCGATCAATGGGCGTTTCTGCTGGATGTGCTGGGGAATTAGCCCGCAGCGTGAGCAAGGGACCTCAGCCCGCGGCGTGAGCCAGGGAACAGAGGCCAGGGAACAGGGCATTCAGCCCGCCGCGTGAGCCAGGGAAGTTACATACCTGTAATTTTATCACGGAGTCACTGACGAAACACTGAGGCACACGGAGCGGTCAGGAACACAAGCTATCGAACACAGCTGATGCGGATGGGACAGATTGCCACGGATTAGCATATAGATTTAAAATATAATTTCCCATCCGTGAAAATCAGCGATTATCCGTGGCTAATGATTTCTTTTTGTAGCCACGGATATTCACAGATGAAACACGGATGATGCGGCCGTTTACCTACTCCGTTCCACTCGGTGCGATCTACGTAAACGCTGGGGGGAGTCACCACTCAGTATTGCCCCCCACCAGGTCCAATTAATCCAGCAAATTTCCGGGAATTTAGCTTGTCGCACTCGCCCCTAGCTTGAATCCCCGTTTATAATCGATTTTTCCGTGGCATGACGAAAAATTTATGAGGAGTGCTTACGCCAAACCCTCCAGCTTACGGGAGAACCGGGATGTCGCAGCAGCCAGTTAATATCGACAAGACAGCCTCAGCATGCTGGATATTTCCGTTAGGCAGTTCCCCTGTGGTGTGCATTTCACGAATCCCTGGCTGTCGCTGGCTCTTCTGTCTGGCCACGGTTCTTTTTTTAGGCAAACTTGACGCCGCGGAAACGCCTCCCCAGGCACCCGCCGCTCCCACGGAAGCGGCTAAAGTGGAGCCAACTGCGGATCAGACTGAACCAACTACCACACCGGCGGAGTCTACAGCCGCTCAGCTTGATTTTTTTGAGCAGCATATTCGGCCCCTGCTGGTGGCCAAGTGTTATTCGTGCCACAGCGCGACGGCGGAGGAACTGGGAGGGGAGCTATTATTAGATTCGCGCGGGGGGAGTCGCCGCGGGGGAGGGACCGGCCCGGCGGTTGTTCCTGGAGATTTGGAAAAGAGTCTGCTCATCACGGCGGTGCGGTACAAAGATAGCGATTTGCAAATGCCCCCCGACGGCAAATTGTCCGACCCAGAAATCGCTCTATTAGAAAAATGGATCTCCACCGGCGCGGCCGATCCCCGCGACGCCGACACCAAGCATGCGGGAAAAACGCTGGACCTAGCCGCCGCGCGGCAATTCTGGTCGCTGCGGCCGATTACCCCGCCGCCAGTCCCCGCGGTTCGGCAAACGGACTGGCCCCTGACCGATATCGACCGGTTTGTCCTGGCTCGGCAAGAAGCACAAAATCTAGCCCCGGCCGCCGATGCCGACAAGCGCGCCTGGCTGCGCCGCGTGACGTATGACGTGACGGGACTTCCCCCCACCCTGGAAGAAGTGGCCGCGTTTATCGCGGATGATTCGCCCAGCGCGTTTGCCACCGTGGTGGATCGGTTGTTGGCCTCCCCCCGGTATGGCGAACGTTGGGGGCGGCACTGGCTAGACGTCGTCCGTTATGCCGACACCGCCGGCGATAACTCGGACTATCCCATTCCGCAAATGCACCGCTACCGCGATTGGGTGATCTCCGCCCTCAACCGGGATCTCCCCTACAACGAATTTGTGCGCGATCAACTGGCCGGGGACCTGCGCGGCGGTTCGACCGAGGCAGAACGTCAGGCGCGGATTATCGCCACCGGCTACTTGGCGAATGCCCGCCGGTTTGGCTCCACGGTCCCTGATTATCCCTGGCATCTGACGATCGAGGACACCATCGATAACGTCAGCCGGGCGTTCCTAGGCACATCACTGGGCTGTGCCCGCTGTCATGATCACAAGTTCGATCCCTTGACCACCCGCGACTATTACGGGATTTATGGCATCTTTCAAAGCACGCGTTATCCTTGGCCGGGGATCGAGTTAGAGAAGCAGCAGCGGGATTTCATTCCCCTAGTTTCCCCGGAAAAATTGCCCCAGGCCCTGGCCAACCAAGCCGCGCACGAACAACAGCTAAAAGACCTGGCGGATGAAATTGGGAAATTGGACGAGTCGATTAAGGGAGCGGAAGGGGAAGAAAAAAGCCGCCAGGAACAGGCCCGCAAGGTGGCCAAGGAACGCCTGCAACAACTGCGTGAGGCTCCCCCCGCGTTTGAAACCGCTTATGCCGTCACTGATGCCGAGAAGCGTGCCGACGCGGCGATTCAACTCAAAGGAAATCCGGCCCAAACGGGGGATGTGGTGCCGCGGCATTTTCCCGAAGTCCTGGGGGGGCAAAAGCTTCCGCCGGACCACCCCACTAGTGGCCGCGAGCTGTTGGCTGAATGGATTGTGGCCCCGGAAAATCCCCTGGCCGCGCGGGTCATTGTGAATCGGGTCTGGCAACACCACTTTGGACGGGGAATTGTTCCCACGCCCAATGATTTTGGCAAACAAGGTCAACCGCCGACGCATCCAGAGTTATTGGACCATTTGGCCAGTCAATTTGTGGCGGACGGCTGGTCGCTCAAGGCCCTGCACCGGCGGATACTACTGTCGCGCGTGTATCGGCTTTCCACGCAACGATCGGAGAGTTCAATGGCCGCCGATCCCGCGAATATTTGGCTAAGCGGTTATCCCCGCCGGCGGCTCGATGCCGAGGCGATCCGCGACACGCTGTTGGCGGTGGGGGGAAATTTGGATCTGAGTCCGGCGGGACCGCATCCGTTTCCGGCGATGGCGACCTGGGGATTCACGCAGCATCATCCGTTCAAGGCGGTCTATGACAGCCAGCGGCGCAGCGTCTATCTGATGACGCAGCGGATTCAGCGGCATCCGTTTTTGGCGATTTTTGACGGGGCGGACCCTTCCGCCAGCACGCCGCTGCGCCAGACCAGCACCACGCCGGTGCAGGCGTTGTTTTTGCTCAATGATCCGCTGGTGCATGGCCAGTCGCGGTTGACAGCGCAGCGCGTGCTAGCGCGGGCCAGCGATCCGGCCGCGCGGGTGGGTTATGCCTACGAATTGCTATATTGCCGAATTGCCACCGAGGAAGAGATTACCGCCGCGCTGCGATTTTTTGACCATGCGAAGGAGTTGCTGCGGCAGCGGGGCGTGGCGGCCGAGGAGTTGGAACTGGCCGTGTACAGCGCATACCTGCGGACGTTGCTGAGTACCAATGAATTTGTGTATTTGGATTAGGGAGGGTGGCAAAGCCAAGACACTTAGCTTGGAGTCACGGAGAAAAATACAGAGGGGCACAGAGAAGACAAATCCAATTGGAACGCTGATAACGCGGATTCAAGTAGACTTTAGCGGATCAGCAAGCGGGAGTTCTTATTCAATTTGAAATTTCAAATCTGAAATCCGAGATTTGCAATTTTGATGCGTGAACATCCGAGTCTGTCTGTGGCTAAAAGAACTTCGCCACGGATGAAACACGGGCTTTAATAAATACAACGGAGAACCCTACATGCGTCAAATTTCTTTACAATCTCCGCTTCCCCGCCGCGCGGTGTTGCAATCGCTGGTGGGGGGGTCCCTCCTGCTCCCCGGCATCTTAAGCGAACTGCTGGCGGCTGACTCCGCCCCGGGACAAGAAACGTCCCCGCCCCCTGGGTCCGCGCCCGATCCCCTCTTGCCGCGGGAGCCGCACTTTGCCGCGCGGGCCAAGCGGGTGATTTTTGTCTTTTCCAATGGGGGCGTATCGCACATGGACACGTTTGATTACAAGCCGGAACTGTTTAAGGCCGATGGCAAGCGGACCGGCGTGGGTGGCGGGTTATCCCGCGACCAGCGAAAATTACAAAAGCCCTTGTGGGAGTTTAAGCCCGGCGGCCAGTGCGGCACGCTAGTGAGCGATATCTTTCCGCACATACGCGATTGTATGGACGACATTTGTCTGTTTCGTTCTTTGCATGGCGAGGATAACGAACATTACAACGCCACGCTGGGGATGCATACCGGGTCGTTCTTTTTCTCCCGGCCCAGCATCGGCTCGTGGGTGAGTTACGGACTGGGGACGATGAACCAGAATTTACCGTCGTTTGTGGCGCTGGCGCCGCAGATGCCGTACGCCGGGACGCAGATTTTTAATAATGATTTTTTGCCCGCGTATCACCAGGGAGTGCGGGTGATCGGCGGAGCGGAGCCAATCGCCAATCTGGCCCGTCGCTCCCCCCAGGAGGGCCTGCAAGAACTGGAACTCAAGCTGGCGGACGCGCTCAACAACCGGCATCTGCGGGTGCGCGGCGCGGATAGCGAGCTTTCGGCCCGGATTCGCAGCTTTGAGACGGCGTTTCACATGCAGACCGAAGCGCCCGAGGTTTTTGATCTAGAGCAAGAGTCCGACGAAACGCTGGCCCTGTATGGGCTGGAGCGCGGTAAGCGCGAGGGTTTTGGCTGGCAATGCCTGGTTGCGCGGCGGTTGGCGGAGCGGGGGGTGCGGTTTATCGAGGTGGTCGATGGCAGCAGCAGCCACAATTGGGACCAGCATGACGACATGGCCAAACACGCCGACCATGCCAAAAATATCGATCAACCGCTGGCGGGTTTATTAAAGGACCTAAAGCAGCGGGGGATGCTGGCGGACACGCTGGTGGTTTGGACGACCGAATTTGGCCGGACGCCCGGCGCGGATGGAGAAAAAGGGCGCGGGCATCATAGCGCGTGCTTTTCGTCCTGGCTGGCGGGAGGCGGCGTCAAGGGAGGGATGACGTATGGCGCCACGGACGAGATTGGCGCCAAAGTGGCCGAAAACGGCGTCCATGTGCATGACTTTCACGCGACGATCTTGCATCTATTGGGGATTGACCATACGCGGCTGACGTACCGCCACGGCGGGCGCGACTATCGCCTGACCGACGTCGCGGGCAAAGTGGTGAAAGAGGCGCTGGGGTAACGGGGGGGGATATTATGACCTACGAGCGCTTTGAGGAAGTACCGGTTTGGCAAGTCGCGGCGGATCTGGCCGCCCGTTTGCTGCTTTGGACCCAGCAAGGGATTTTTCGCAACAAGGGCGATTTGGCCAAACAAATGCAGCGGGCGGTGTTGTCGATTTCCAACAATATCGCGGAAGGCTTTGAACGGGGCACCACCAAGGAGCTATTGCAGTATTTATACATCGCGCGGGGATCGGCGGGCGAGGTTCGCAGTATGCTGTGTGTGTTGGAAAGAATGCTGCGGCTGCAATCGGCAAACCCCACCGGGCAAAATCTCAAATCTAAAATTGCAAATTTGAGATCACAGATTTCAGATTTTCAATCCGAGGTTGCGGAATATAAAGCGATTTGCGAATCGATCTCGCGTCAAATACGCGGGTGGGCGAATAGCCTGCAAAATTCCGACATTACCGGTCAGCGGCATTTGAATGACGCGACACGGAATAAATATCAAGAGCAACGTCGACAAACAGAGTTGGACGAAAAACGGCGTGCCTGGAGAACAGAATTTGAACAACGGCTAAAATGTGAAGCGGCCAATCGAGCAACCGCAAATGATGGGGTTGAGCAAGATATAACGCCAAAAGACTTAGCGCAAAAGGATTCAGCGACAGAATACCGTGATTGAATTAATTCCGATCACATTCAGTCCTTCCACCAACTAGAAGAGTTTGCTTCTACACACAATCCCAAATTTGAAATTTGAAATCTCAAATTTGAAATCTCAATCCTAACCCCCATGTCCCGCACCGAACACATTCACCTGCCGAACTTTGCCGCCGCGGCCGACGGCCTAGTCCCCGCCATCGCCCAGGATGCCGCCACCGGCCAGGTGCTCATGCTGGCCTGGATGAACGCCGAGAGCTTTGCCGAAACGCTCTCCACCGGTCGGGCGGTTTACTATAGCCGTTCCCGCGGCAAACTATGGCACAAAGGAGAGGAAAGCGGCAACGTGCAACTGGTCCGCGATGTTCGCATCGACTGCGACGGCGACACGATCCTGCTGCTGGTGGAGCAAGTCGGCGGCGCCGCCTGCCACGAGGGGTACGCCAGTTGCTTCTTTCGCAGCCGCGCGGGGGACGCTTGGCAGGTCAATGGCGAGCGAATATTTGACCCGGCGACCGTGTATGGGTTAAAGTAGAATAATTGTCATTTAGCAAACGCCTGACCCGTGTGTGGCTTAAGAAAAATTAACGTTTAGGGCCTTTGCCATGAATCCCTATGAACCGAGCCAGTTGCCGGCGAGCGCGTTCACGAATAACACCCTGGAGCAGCCACGGCTGGAAGGTTGGGCGATTTATCGGGAAATCTTTTTGCGCTGGGAGCGGCTGCGGCTGGTGTTTAACGCGGTCCTGGTGGCTTTAAGTCTGATCGTTGGTTCGGCATTTGGCCTCTTAAATACATTTCGCTTTTGGCTGTTATGTGTGGAAGGGGGGATTGTGCTCAACATTTGCTATTTTGCCGGTCCCGTGGTTGAATCGTACTTTACCTGGCTAACCGGGCGCGAGCTTAAAGATATGGGGTTTATTTTATTTATATTGGGGACGATCCTTTGTATGCTTGCAGCTGTTTTTTCGATCGCAATGCAGAGCATAAATTTCACGTTTCCCGCACCTACGTTTTAAAATCCCTGATTGCACGGCAGTCGCTGCACAGTCCCTTTGTCTTGCAGTGTGGCAAACCATCATGCGTATACGAGGCAAACATGCTTAAGAAGCAACCTGTTCTATCATTCACCCTGTGCTGCTGGCTCTGCGCGCTGCTTTCGCTGGCTTTGTCGCTTTTTCTGATACCGCAGCATTCCCGCGCGGACGAACCTTCCCCGGATCAACCGCGGCTTCCCCTCCTCCTGCACGAAACGTTCGACAAGGACGCCGACCGCTGGGAACCAACCGACGCCAAAGCCTGGAAGTTAGTCCAGCCCACCAACCGTGATTCGCGGGCCTATTCCCTGTTTCAAGCCAGTAAATACAGCCCCCCCGTCCGCAGCCCGGTGAATTACAGCCTGCTAAAAGACCTTAACCTGGGCGAGTTCACGCTGGATGTACAGGCCCAAAGCACCGGTCGCGATTATGGCCACCGCGATCTTTGCCTGATCTTTGGCTATCAAGGGCCGCAGGAATTTTACTATGTCCACTTGGCCCGCAACGCCGACGATCACGCCAATCAGATTTTCATTGTCAATAAGGCCCCGCGCGTCAAAATCAGCCAGACCACCACGGAAGGGACCAAATGGGACGACAACTGGCACAAACTCCGCCTGACTCGCAATCCCGCCGATGGTGCGATCGCCGTTTACTTTGACGACCTGGAAAAACCCGTCATGACCGCCAGTGATAAAACGTTTGCCTGGGGGCGCGTGGGCGTGGGTTCATTCGACGATACCGGCAACTTTGACGAGCTATTTTTGTATGGCGAGGAAGCCGCAAAGTAGCAGGCACGGTCCCCGTGCCGTTGAAGCGTTAATCAGCATTAGATACTGCTGGACGCTCGCGGAACGGTGACGGCTGCGGGACGCAGCCTACTACTTTTACGTAGCAGGCACGGTCCCCGTGCCGTTGAAGCGCTAATCAGCATAGTATATTGCTGGGCACCCGTGGTACGGTGACGGCTGCGGGACGCAGCCTACTACATTTACGTAGCAGGCACGGTCCCCGTGCCGTTGAAGCGCTAATCAGCAAAATATATTGCTGGACGCTCGCGGTACGGTGACGGCTGCGGGACGCAGCCTACTACTATTTACCCCCCTGCAAACGTTTAGGCAGTGTAAAGGAATACAATATCACTACCACCCCCGCCGACATGAGGCTCCAAGGAGCCCAGTCCGGCGGGGAAATTTGCGTGGTTTGGGCGTTGGGGATATCCCGGCTGCTGATAAGCGTGGCTTGTTCAATAATCAAAAACTCCACGCCCAGGATCACCGCAAAGATGCCCACAGCCAAAAAAAACGCCCGCCACATGTTTATGCTCCTTAACCATGCTCCAGGAGATAGGATATCCTGCCGTGGATCGCATCCCGGGGTTGATACGTGAAGGGTTGGTTATACATTGACGGGGATAATCCTTTGGCATCGGCTATCATCGGCATTTTTGCGGCTAGCCGTTTGTTTCCCTTGACCCGGCCCAGTTATGCCGACTAAAAAAACCTTGCCGCCAGGAATTTGCAACATGGCCCCGCCCCGGACCTGGCCAACCGCTATCAAGCACAATGGATGGTCCGTCCTCCCCTGTATGATGATTACCCTATCCTGGTGGGTGGTCATGCCGATTGCGGCGATCGGGCAAATTGAATCGGATAAAACCGCGATTCCCAGGAACAGTACCATCACTGCCGCCGAGCAGACCTTGCGCGGCGCGGGTTTGACGCCTGTGGAACGGGTATGGTATCTGCCAGAGGAACTGCACCAGCGCCAGCGTTTGCCGGAATTGGAAAAGCTGGATCAGCACGCCGCCGAACTAAACCAATTGATCGCGCGGCATGTTCAAGCCCGTGAGGTTTTGCGGCAGCAAATTGTCCAATTGCAAGAAACGACTCGGACGAACCGGACCGCCGCGGCAAAATTGCCGCCAGGCGCACCTGCTAAGTTATTATTGGATAAGGAGTTCCAGCTACAATCCGCTCAATTAACCGCGGCCGAAAAGTCATTCCTCTCCGTGGAAAAATGGGCGATGGCCGCGCCGTTGGGCAATTTAACAATGGATTTATTGGCGACTCGCTCGGAATTGCTGGACGGAATATTGCAACTTTCGGCCGCCGCCCCCGTGACCGCCGCCACTTATGAGCGCTTGCGATCCGACTCGCAAATTACCGCCGCGTTGGCGGGTTTTGCGGCTCCCCAGCGATTAGGGCCGGCAAAAGCCATCGCGGCCGAGGCCAAAATTCTATCGCGTCTCGCCCAACAACAGTTGCGACAGGCTTTTTTACCCCTGGCCCGCAGCGGCAATGACTGGCTGGTGACGGGGATCTTCAATGAGCGGCACGTGCTGACCGTGGTTTGGGACGCCGAGCGTTCAGAGACGCTGTTGCCCCATAGTTTGTTCCAAAAATGGGAACTAGAGATTGATCGTGGACAAGAACCTCGACGGATTACGCTGGAGGATCAAGAAATTCAAATTCGCCCGTCAATCATAAAAACCGTGCGATTGGGAACGGCCGCGGCCAACGACGTCACCGTGTGGGTGATGCCGGCGGAAGCGGAGCATTTTGGTCCGCGCTTGGGTTATGAGTTGCAGCAAACGCTTCGCGCGACACTGCGGCCGGAACGATTGGCGGTGGAAATCGCGGTGCCAGAACAAAAATTGCCGTAACCGATTTGAGTTACGTCGGCCCGCTAAAGAATAATCATGGGTACGCGATTTTTATTTAATTAGAATGCCCATAATATTGATTCGCGGCCGGTGGTTGTCTGATTATGCCCATCCGCTCAGTTGTGGCAAGGCGGTCCCCAACCAACAGCGGCGATTGTGATCCGGTGCCAAGGGCCGCCGTCCCACAATCGCCGCAGGCTTCACAATGACATTCCGTGCGCGATTAACCTAGAGGCGGTTGGGTTGCGTGCCCGCGGGGACCGAATTTGCACCACCGGAAGTGTTGGTGTCGTCTACCGAATTGGTATTGGACGGGGAATTCCCCACATCACCCGTGTTATTGCTAGGTGAGTTGCCAAACTGGGCGCGATTGGGCGATTGGTTATTTGCGCCCTGGCCGGCACCACCGCCATTATTAATATTCGCTCCCGAGTTTACGCCACCTTGGACATTTGCGCCCAAGCCGCGCCCGCTGGGATTGTTTCCTTCATAATTTTGTCCAAAAGTGGGACCGGAGCCATATTGACCGCCCCCCGCTCCAGGACCATAAAAACCAGCTCCAGCCTGACCACCATATTGACCCTGGTAGCCGCCCTGGCTGTGAAATGCCTGGCCCTGCATCCCTTGGCCGCCATAACAGCCTTGGCCGCCAAATCCTTGGCCGCCATAGCCCTGACTTGCATAACCGCCCGATCCGCAGCAATCGGACATGGGAGGGCCGGCGTCAAAATATTGTCCACCATGACAGGTATTGACCG
This genomic interval carries:
- a CDS encoding DUF1553 domain-containing protein, whose product is MSQQPVNIDKTASACWIFPLGSSPVVCISRIPGCRWLFCLATVLFLGKLDAAETPPQAPAAPTEAAKVEPTADQTEPTTTPAESTAAQLDFFEQHIRPLLVAKCYSCHSATAEELGGELLLDSRGGSRRGGGTGPAVVPGDLEKSLLITAVRYKDSDLQMPPDGKLSDPEIALLEKWISTGAADPRDADTKHAGKTLDLAAARQFWSLRPITPPPVPAVRQTDWPLTDIDRFVLARQEAQNLAPAADADKRAWLRRVTYDVTGLPPTLEEVAAFIADDSPSAFATVVDRLLASPRYGERWGRHWLDVVRYADTAGDNSDYPIPQMHRYRDWVISALNRDLPYNEFVRDQLAGDLRGGSTEAERQARIIATGYLANARRFGSTVPDYPWHLTIEDTIDNVSRAFLGTSLGCARCHDHKFDPLTTRDYYGIYGIFQSTRYPWPGIELEKQQRDFIPLVSPEKLPQALANQAAHEQQLKDLADEIGKLDESIKGAEGEEKSRQEQARKVAKERLQQLREAPPAFETAYAVTDAEKRADAAIQLKGNPAQTGDVVPRHFPEVLGGQKLPPDHPTSGRELLAEWIVAPENPLAARVIVNRVWQHHFGRGIVPTPNDFGKQGQPPTHPELLDHLASQFVADGWSLKALHRRILLSRVYRLSTQRSESSMAADPANIWLSGYPRRRLDAEAIRDTLLAVGGNLDLSPAGPHPFPAMATWGFTQHHPFKAVYDSQRRSVYLMTQRIQRHPFLAIFDGADPSASTPLRQTSTTPVQALFLLNDPLVHGQSRLTAQRVLARASDPAARVGYAYELLYCRIATEEEITAALRFFDHAKELLRQRGVAAEELELAVYSAYLRTLLSTNEFVYLD
- a CDS encoding DUF1501 domain-containing protein encodes the protein MRQISLQSPLPRRAVLQSLVGGSLLLPGILSELLAADSAPGQETSPPPGSAPDPLLPREPHFAARAKRVIFVFSNGGVSHMDTFDYKPELFKADGKRTGVGGGLSRDQRKLQKPLWEFKPGGQCGTLVSDIFPHIRDCMDDICLFRSLHGEDNEHYNATLGMHTGSFFFSRPSIGSWVSYGLGTMNQNLPSFVALAPQMPYAGTQIFNNDFLPAYHQGVRVIGGAEPIANLARRSPQEGLQELELKLADALNNRHLRVRGADSELSARIRSFETAFHMQTEAPEVFDLEQESDETLALYGLERGKREGFGWQCLVARRLAERGVRFIEVVDGSSSHNWDQHDDMAKHADHAKNIDQPLAGLLKDLKQRGMLADTLVVWTTEFGRTPGADGEKGRGHHSACFSSWLAGGGVKGGMTYGATDEIGAKVAENGVHVHDFHATILHLLGIDHTRLTYRHGGRDYRLTDVAGKVVKEALG
- a CDS encoding four helix bundle protein gives rise to the protein MTYERFEEVPVWQVAADLAARLLLWTQQGIFRNKGDLAKQMQRAVLSISNNIAEGFERGTTKELLQYLYIARGSAGEVRSMLCVLERMLRLQSANPTGQNLKSKIANLRSQISDFQSEVAEYKAICESISRQIRGWANSLQNSDITGQRHLNDATRNKYQEQRRQTELDEKRRAWRTEFEQRLKCEAANRATANDGVEQDITPKDLAQKDSATEYRD
- the hisI gene encoding phosphoribosyl-AMP cyclohydrolase → MSRTEHIHLPNFAAAADGLVPAIAQDAATGQVLMLAWMNAESFAETLSTGRAVYYSRSRGKLWHKGEESGNVQLVRDVRIDCDGDTILLLVEQVGGAACHEGYASCFFRSRAGDAWQVNGERIFDPATVYGLK
- a CDS encoding prolyl oligopeptidase family serine peptidase, whose translation is MPTTAAERPRFDYPATKTVDQADEYHGTRVADPYRWLEEDVRESPAVAEWVEAQNRVTFGYLEKLPQRQKLRDRLTEIWNYERFSAPMLHGGKYYFYKNDGLQNQAVLYVQDTLTAEPRVVLDPNTWSKDGTIALAGMSFSDDGRYLAYGRAKSGSDWNTWHVLDLTTGKLLPDELDWIKFSGASWTPDNRGFYYSRYPQPASGESFKQLNLDQKVYYHALGTAQDTDRLVYERPDEPTWTFSADVTEDGNYLIITVSKGTDDKYRIFYQDLQKPDGKIVPLIDNFDQEYSFIGNDGRVMYFRTDRDAPRRRVISIDLDQPEQEHWRELIPQSADTLESISLVGDQFFAEYLHDAQSQIKVFDLAGKFIHEVPLPGIGSASGFGGKRKDTETFYTFSSFTTPANIFRYDLASGKSELLRQAKVKFDPDKYVVKQEFATSRDGTRVPLFIIHRRDIKLDGSNPTLLYGYGGFSISLTPGFSVSRIVWLEQGGVLAVANLRGGGEYGEEWHKAGTKLNKQNVFDDFIAAAEWLIEHKYTRPDKLAIQGGSNGGLLVGAAMTQRPELFGAAIPAVGVMDMLRFHKFTAGRFWVDDYGSADDPTEFAALYKYSPYHNLKPGTKYPATLIITADTDDRVVPGHSFKYAAALQAAHTGDAPVLIRIETKAGHGAGKPTSKLIEEAADQWAFLLDVLGN